The Metabacillus litoralis genome contains a region encoding:
- a CDS encoding DUF1292 domain-containing protein: MDHGEKQITVIDENGNEQLCEVLFTFESEEFKKSYVLYYPVGADEDDSEEIEIHASSFNPHADGEDGDLEPIETDEEWDLIEEMLNTFLDEEEEE; encoded by the coding sequence TGGATCACGGTGAAAAACAAATTACAGTAATTGATGAAAATGGAAATGAACAGCTTTGCGAGGTATTATTTACGTTTGAATCAGAAGAATTCAAAAAATCTTATGTACTTTATTATCCAGTAGGCGCTGATGAAGATGACAGCGAAGAGATTGAAATTCATGCATCAAGCTTTAATCCCCATGCTGATGGAGAAGATGGTGATCTAGAACCAATCGAAACTGACGAAGAGTGGGACTTAATTGAAGAAATGTTAAATACGTTTCTGGATGAAGAAGAGGAAGAATAA